One part of the Streptomyces lienomycini genome encodes these proteins:
- a CDS encoding helix-turn-helix domain-containing protein: MTAHQPRTRISAWRPSVAGIAEVFHAHFADHAYPLHTHDTWDLMILDDGSVDFAVDRRRHEAADAGTVILLPPGVPHDGKTVKPSGFRKRVLYLDTCVLPERLTGAAVDRPIHGDGLLRRRIHQLHRVLAHSGDQFEAESRLTFVRERLLFHLHASQVKTPGREAGRIAAALRELLDSRIHAGVSLNEAATILHAHPTHLIRCFRQTYGMPPHTYLTGRRIDRARRLLLAGKRPADVATVVGFYDQAHLNRHFTRHLSVTPARYAALHDRRATGNVRRLRQADQKERWFPVKTTTAQDSWIGSGSSRRGRTFPNDA; the protein is encoded by the coding sequence ATGACTGCCCACCAGCCCCGAACGCGGATCAGCGCCTGGAGGCCATCGGTCGCAGGGATCGCCGAGGTCTTCCACGCCCACTTCGCTGATCACGCCTACCCGCTCCATACCCATGACACCTGGGACTTGATGATCCTTGACGACGGTTCCGTCGACTTCGCCGTCGATCGCCGTCGGCACGAGGCCGCCGATGCGGGCACGGTCATTCTGCTGCCGCCTGGCGTCCCCCACGACGGGAAGACGGTCAAACCGTCGGGATTCCGCAAGCGCGTCCTCTACCTCGACACTTGTGTCCTTCCGGAACGACTGACAGGGGCCGCGGTCGACCGTCCGATCCACGGAGATGGACTGCTGCGCCGTCGCATCCACCAGTTGCACAGAGTCCTCGCCCACTCCGGAGACCAGTTCGAGGCAGAGTCCAGGCTGACCTTCGTCCGCGAGCGGCTGCTCTTCCATCTCCATGCCTCGCAGGTCAAGACACCGGGACGTGAGGCCGGGCGAATAGCTGCCGCTCTGCGCGAACTGCTGGACTCACGCATACACGCTGGGGTGTCCCTCAACGAGGCGGCCACGATCCTGCACGCCCACCCCACCCACCTGATCCGCTGTTTCAGACAGACATACGGAATGCCGCCGCATACCTACCTCACTGGCAGGCGCATCGACCGGGCACGCCGCCTCCTGCTCGCTGGTAAGCGGCCGGCCGACGTCGCCACCGTGGTCGGCTTCTACGACCAGGCACACCTGAACCGGCACTTCACCCGGCACCTGAGCGTCACGCCCGCGCGCTACGCCGCCTTGCACGATCGCAGGGCCACCGGGAACGTGCGGCGTCTTCGGCAGGCAGACCAGAAGGAACGGTGGTTCCCGGTGAAAACGACCACTGCTCAGGACTCGTGGATCGGTTCCGGAAGTTCTCGCAGAGGGCGTACGTTCCCGAACGATGCTTAA
- a CDS encoding GNAT family N-acetyltransferase, producing MNDLRFRLADDADLAAVVRLRDDAARWMLAQGVTGQWQPGELGGDHFRRIMESGEVWLAEAADRVVGAWELWWEDEDAWGPQPPTAGYIHRLMVDRGSVPAGTGRQLLRVAEQRVAEAGRPLVRLDCLATNARLSAYYLNAGYRVVGRKEDKRQPGGTSKSFTLLEKSVRNELR from the coding sequence GTGAACGATCTACGCTTCCGTCTCGCTGACGACGCCGATCTTGCCGCCGTCGTGCGTCTGCGCGATGACGCGGCCCGGTGGATGCTTGCCCAAGGTGTCACTGGTCAGTGGCAGCCTGGTGAGCTGGGCGGGGACCACTTCCGCCGGATCATGGAGAGCGGGGAGGTGTGGCTCGCGGAGGCCGCCGATCGTGTGGTCGGGGCCTGGGAGCTCTGGTGGGAGGACGAGGACGCCTGGGGGCCGCAGCCGCCGACGGCTGGCTACATACATCGGCTGATGGTGGACCGCGGAAGTGTCCCAGCCGGGACAGGGCGACAGCTTCTGCGAGTCGCGGAGCAACGCGTGGCCGAGGCGGGCCGACCGTTGGTTCGTCTGGACTGCCTGGCCACCAACGCACGCCTGAGTGCGTATTACCTAAACGCCGGCTATCGAGTGGTGGGACGCAAGGAGGATAAGCGGCAGCCGGGCGGTACGTCCAAGTCGTTCACGCTCCTCGAGAAGTCCGTACGGAATGAGTTGAGGTAG
- a CDS encoding GNAT family N-acetyltransferase, producing MVTEVRPPRHDEMAAYYRALPYANGLPSWEPADAAWHGGPEPWPPQRTPAGADQLEKWAAADIKDKAFHPIATFVDGRCVGASAALSLEVTVPGGGMERMAGITATGVIATHRRRGYLRQMMQAMFDAALERGEPLAMLSASEGSIYGRFGFSPATYRTRWELARHEAALLPTEPDAGSLELVDAAQAQKAWPRVHAEVRAHRVGELGPLPGRWDGLSDETDGTNGPLRYLTHRDQHGNVDGIANFRLPWSPTTDRAGTLVVEALESTNPVAYRALWGLLIDFDLTKTVVAAGRPRDEPLRWMLTNPRAMRITRQTDNLWARLLDVPRALTRRSYPTPGELRFTIGDDRMCPANNRTWHLKAAGPVATCVPTDETADLTITLSALSSLYFGGVSAHHLAYAGHIAAHTDGAIGQLTRMFWTDPEPHNSFGF from the coding sequence ATGGTGACTGAGGTCCGCCCGCCGCGACACGATGAGATGGCTGCGTACTACCGGGCATTGCCGTACGCGAACGGCTTGCCGAGTTGGGAGCCCGCGGACGCGGCGTGGCACGGCGGCCCCGAGCCGTGGCCCCCACAGCGCACGCCCGCGGGTGCGGACCAGCTTGAGAAGTGGGCCGCAGCAGACATCAAGGACAAGGCGTTCCACCCGATCGCGACGTTCGTCGACGGCAGATGCGTCGGCGCATCGGCAGCCCTCTCCCTTGAGGTGACGGTTCCCGGCGGGGGGATGGAGAGGATGGCCGGCATCACTGCCACCGGAGTGATCGCGACGCACCGCCGACGCGGGTACCTGCGGCAAATGATGCAGGCCATGTTCGATGCGGCCCTGGAGCGAGGCGAGCCGTTGGCGATGCTCAGTGCCAGCGAGGGCAGCATCTACGGACGGTTCGGGTTCTCGCCCGCGACCTACCGCACCCGATGGGAACTGGCCCGTCACGAAGCCGCCCTCCTTCCAACAGAGCCCGATGCCGGGTCGCTGGAACTGGTCGACGCTGCACAGGCGCAGAAAGCGTGGCCTCGGGTACATGCGGAGGTGCGTGCCCACCGCGTCGGGGAACTCGGCCCTCTCCCCGGGCGCTGGGACGGGCTGTCCGACGAAACAGACGGCACCAACGGGCCGCTGCGCTATCTCACCCACCGCGACCAGCACGGCAATGTGGACGGCATCGCCAACTTCCGGCTGCCGTGGTCACCGACCACGGACCGTGCCGGGACGCTCGTGGTGGAAGCCCTGGAGTCGACGAACCCCGTGGCCTACCGTGCCCTGTGGGGCCTACTGATCGACTTCGACCTCACCAAGACCGTCGTAGCAGCCGGCCGGCCACGCGACGAGCCCCTGCGATGGATGCTCACCAACCCGCGGGCGATGCGCATCACCCGCCAGACCGACAACCTATGGGCACGCCTTCTCGATGTTCCCCGAGCCCTGACGCGACGCTCCTATCCGACGCCCGGCGAACTGAGGTTCACGATCGGCGACGACCGGATGTGCCCGGCGAACAACAGAACATGGCATCTAAAGGCAGCCGGTCCCGTGGCGACGTGCGTTCCCACCGACGAGACGGCGGACCTGACCATCACGCTCTCAGCGCTCAGTTCTCTCTATTTCGGGGGCGTCTCGGCGCACCACCTGGCGTATGCGGGCCACATCGCTGCGCACACCGACGGCGCGATCGGACAGCTGACTCGGATGTTCTGGACCGACCCCGAACCGCACAACTCCTTCGGCTTCTGA